The Polycladomyces subterraneus genome contains a region encoding:
- a CDS encoding acyl-ACP desaturase gives MLTNDLDFRLEPRLKELYEQHKERAKKIDWSYHEFLPWDKGMDFKRVPWDQSQVTLPSGVITAVETALLTEVNLPWFTTYLSETFKGSLSVITDFIHTWTSEEDQHSNLLETYLLLTRNVNPDRLHELRKQVVEGGFEPDFHTPIEAMAYTTLQELATMVFYNNVAKIAGDHDKELATLLRRLAKDETLHYAFYRDVIRTHLELEPNYCYHIANVIINFQMPGAVMPDFENRMGIIAREANYGPLQYFDQVLDVVVDYWGLRDLRPMAPMAEKARIQILEYHTKLKRIRDRYGRVKTSKFQKDN, from the coding sequence ATGTTAACCAATGATTTGGATTTTCGTTTGGAACCACGTTTGAAAGAGTTGTATGAACAACATAAAGAACGGGCCAAAAAGATCGACTGGAGTTATCATGAGTTTTTGCCCTGGGATAAAGGGATGGATTTCAAACGTGTCCCATGGGATCAAAGCCAGGTTACGTTGCCTTCCGGGGTGATTACAGCTGTCGAAACTGCACTGTTGACGGAAGTCAATTTACCCTGGTTTACAACCTACCTTTCGGAAACATTTAAGGGCTCTCTCTCCGTGATCACAGATTTTATTCATACATGGACATCAGAAGAGGATCAACACTCTAATTTATTGGAAACCTATCTCTTACTGACTCGTAATGTTAACCCTGATCGGTTGCACGAATTAAGAAAACAGGTAGTTGAAGGTGGATTTGAACCTGATTTCCATACACCGATTGAAGCGATGGCTTATACAACTTTGCAGGAACTTGCAACAATGGTTTTCTATAATAATGTTGCAAAAATAGCGGGTGATCATGACAAAGAATTAGCTACTTTATTGCGTCGCCTTGCCAAAGATGAAACACTTCATTACGCCTTTTACAGAGATGTCATTCGTACACACCTGGAACTGGAACCGAATTATTGCTACCACATTGCAAATGTCATCATCAATTTTCAAATGCCAGGTGCCGTCATGCCCGATTTTGAAAATCGGATGGGCATTATTGCCAGGGAAGCCAATTACGGGCCTCTTCAATATTTTGACCAGGTTCTCGATGTTGTTGTTGATTATTGGGGTTTACGTGATTTACGACCAATGGCACCAATGGCAGAAAAGGCTAGGATCCAAATTTTGGAATATCATACAAAGCTGAAAAGAATCCGCGACCGTTATGGAAGGGTCAAAACGTCAAAATTCCAAAAGGACAATTGA
- a CDS encoding carbon-nitrogen hydrolase family protein produces MANQQHTVRVAVIQAASVIMDREASTEKAISLTLQAAEQGANIVVFPEAFIPAYPRGLTFGTRIGSRSPDGRKDWLRYWENAVPVPSKTTEVLGEAARKADVYLIIGVIERDSEFSGGTLYCTVLFFGPDGTLLGKHRKLKPTASERIIWGEGDGSTLPVIDTPFGKIGALICWENYMPLVRTAMYAKGVQIYIAPTADAREVWQSTIRHIAVEGRCFVLSCNQYVTKDMYPADLACYDELASSPHEMCAGGSAIVGPLGDYIKGPVFGKEDILIADLDLRCIAYSQFDFDVVGHYSRPDVFQLIVNEEKKENVKWVK; encoded by the coding sequence GTGGCCAATCAACAGCATACTGTACGAGTGGCTGTCATCCAAGCTGCTTCTGTCATCATGGATCGGGAAGCAAGTACGGAAAAGGCGATTTCGTTAACACTGCAAGCAGCAGAGCAAGGAGCAAATATTGTCGTATTTCCGGAAGCTTTTATTCCTGCCTACCCACGAGGGCTCACTTTTGGGACGAGGATCGGAAGTCGTTCTCCGGATGGACGAAAAGACTGGCTTCGTTACTGGGAAAATGCGGTTCCCGTCCCGAGTAAAACGACCGAAGTGTTGGGAGAAGCAGCACGTAAGGCGGATGTCTATCTCATTATCGGCGTGATAGAAAGAGATAGTGAGTTTAGCGGCGGTACCTTATACTGCACGGTTTTATTTTTTGGACCGGATGGAACATTGCTTGGTAAGCATCGCAAATTAAAACCGACAGCCTCAGAGCGAATCATCTGGGGAGAGGGAGATGGAAGCACTTTACCGGTGATTGATACGCCATTTGGCAAAATAGGGGCGTTGATTTGTTGGGAAAATTACATGCCGTTAGTCAGAACAGCTATGTACGCCAAAGGAGTTCAAATCTATATTGCTCCTACGGCAGATGCCCGAGAAGTATGGCAATCTACTATTCGCCATATTGCAGTGGAGGGAAGATGCTTTGTTTTATCGTGCAATCAGTATGTTACGAAGGATATGTACCCTGCTGATTTGGCCTGCTATGACGAACTAGCATCCTCCCCACATGAGATGTGCGCAGGTGGCAGTGCCATTGTCGGTCCTTTGGGTGACTACATAAAGGGACCTGTATTTGGGAAAGAAGATATCCTCATAGCCGATCTTGATTTGCGTTGTATCGCTTACAGTCAATTTGATTTTGATGTGGTAGGTCACTATTCCAGACCGGATGTCTTTCAACTGATCGTAAATGAAGAGAAAAAAGAAAACGTGAAATGGGTAAAGTGA
- a CDS encoding ZIP family metal transporter yields the protein MAGALGWTVLAALGYVVGGSIVWFKKNWSSQALTMLVALSTGLLLAVSIGGMLPHGLSETPSQAPWLLVGMFAFQKWHMKHRLSSETEIDRRQGAVWSVLSGMGIHAYFEGFAIGAGFHVDPQFGTVVLLALVFHKIPEGVAISTLTRRDPRNVKKRLEQPAFWNLYGVRYRNRFMDSGSSLDARSIVWNCALVLCWDPALCSGNRIMAGHQSGGKFPNCLVVLIRYLTLLFTWVGKYADCSIHHHDVEASANPDHFHDSSHHHMQPVEIPKGTPIPTVHLQVYKDSESGWNLHVQTAHFRFAPEFVNGPNRIGEGHAHLFVDDKKVARLYGPWYHMDSLGPGKHEIRVELFTNQHAPYVHNGTKIEDTAVVIEK from the coding sequence GTGGCAGGAGCTTTGGGATGGACCGTACTGGCCGCTTTGGGCTATGTGGTGGGGGGAAGCATCGTTTGGTTCAAAAAAAATTGGTCGTCTCAAGCTTTGACCATGCTTGTGGCACTTAGTACCGGCCTGCTGTTAGCTGTATCCATTGGCGGTATGCTGCCACACGGTTTATCCGAAACACCGTCACAGGCCCCTTGGCTCTTGGTCGGTATGTTCGCCTTTCAGAAGTGGCATATGAAGCATCGCTTATCTTCCGAAACTGAAATAGACAGACGCCAAGGTGCTGTCTGGAGTGTATTATCCGGGATGGGGATCCACGCCTATTTTGAGGGGTTTGCCATTGGTGCAGGCTTTCATGTCGATCCTCAATTTGGAACAGTGGTTTTACTTGCGCTCGTGTTTCACAAAATCCCAGAAGGGGTTGCTATTTCCACCCTGACAAGGCGGGATCCCAGGAACGTAAAAAAGCGATTGGAGCAGCCGGCATTCTGGAATTTGTACGGTGTTAGGTACCGTAACCGCTTTATGGATAGCGGATCTTCCTTGGATGCAAGGTCAATTGTCTGGAATTGCGCTCTTGTTCTCTGCTGGGATCCTGCTTTATGTAGCGGGAACAGAATTATGGCCGGTCATCAATCGGGCGGAAAATTCCCAAACTGTTTGGTGGTTCTTATCCGGTATCTTACTCTATTATTTACTTGGGTGGGGAAGTACGCTGATTGCTCCATTCATCACCACGATGTTGAAGCATCAGCGAACCCTGACCACTTCCATGATTCCAGTCACCATCATATGCAACCGGTTGAAATTCCGAAGGGAACGCCGATCCCCACTGTACATCTCCAAGTTTACAAGGATTCGGAATCCGGTTGGAACCTCCATGTACAAACGGCACATTTTCGGTTTGCGCCCGAATTTGTGAATGGCCCCAACCGGATCGGGGAGGGACATGCACATCTCTTTGTGGACGACAAAAAAGTTGCTCGTTTATATGGGCCGTGGTACCATATGGATTCTCTTGGACCGGGAAAGCATGAAATACGAGTAGAACTCTTCACCAATCAACATGCCCCTTATGTCCATAACGGCACGAAAATCGAAGATACAGCTGTGGTGATTGAAAAATGA
- the accB gene encoding acetyl-CoA carboxylase biotin carboxyl carrier protein: MQFRVHEFRELIKLIHETDIELFEFEKDGNKLVIKKGPKGQTTVVDQPAVGQPEPIVSTPSPAPQVPSPAPQPVAEQPAPAQPEQKPVEEEDANLHKIVSPMVGTFYRAPAPDADPYVKEGDQVDEKTVVCIVEAMKLMNEIEAEVRGTIVKVLVENGQLVEYGQPLFLVKTT, translated from the coding sequence ATGCAATTTCGTGTACATGAATTTCGAGAACTCATCAAGCTGATTCACGAAACCGACATCGAACTGTTCGAGTTCGAGAAAGACGGAAACAAATTGGTGATCAAAAAAGGGCCGAAAGGACAAACGACCGTAGTGGATCAACCGGCTGTGGGGCAACCGGAGCCGATTGTGTCGACGCCGTCTCCGGCTCCGCAAGTACCGTCCCCGGCTCCACAACCCGTGGCGGAACAACCTGCTCCCGCCCAACCTGAGCAGAAGCCGGTAGAAGAAGAGGATGCCAACTTACATAAAATCGTGTCGCCCATGGTGGGTACGTTCTACCGTGCACCGGCTCCGGATGCGGATCCGTATGTCAAAGAGGGAGACCAAGTGGACGAAAAGACAGTCGTCTGCATTGTCGAGGCGATGAAACTGATGAACGAGATCGAAGCAGAGGTTCGCGGCACCATTGTCAAAGTACTGGTAGAGAATGGACAGCTGGTTGAATACGGACAACCGCTGTTTTTGGTGAAAACAACCTGA
- the accC gene encoding acetyl-CoA carboxylase biotin carboxylase subunit codes for MFQKVLIANRGEIAVRVIRACRELGIQTVAVYSEADKDALHVKLADEAYCIGPATSRDSYLNMTNLMSTATLIEADAIHPGYGFLAENADFAELCAACGITFIGPHPSAITKMGDKTTARETMKEAGVPTVPGTEGIIEDIDEAVAVAREIGYPVIVKATAGGGGKGMRVVHSEEELKRAIRMAQQEAEANFGNSGVYLEKFLIEPRHIEIQVLADNHGNVIHLGERDCSIQRRYQKLVEEAPSPALTPELRERMGQAAVAAAKAVNYSGAGTVEFLLDKEGNFYFMEMNTRIQVEHPVTELVTGIDLVKEQIRIAAGEPLSIKQEDVRFDGWSIECRINAEDPDRNFIPSPGEIQFYLPPGGPGVRVDSAAYTGYRIPPYYDSMIAKLIVWGKDREEAIDRMRRALQEFAIDGVKTTIPFHLKLMQHPQFVSGDFHIQFLEKTNLNEGRSKDDQS; via the coding sequence ATGTTTCAAAAAGTCTTGATCGCGAACCGCGGAGAAATCGCCGTCCGCGTGATTCGTGCATGCCGCGAACTCGGAATTCAAACGGTGGCCGTCTATTCGGAGGCGGACAAAGATGCGCTGCACGTCAAATTGGCGGATGAGGCGTATTGCATTGGTCCCGCTACATCGAGAGACAGCTACCTCAACATGACCAACCTGATGAGTACCGCCACGTTGATCGAGGCGGACGCCATCCATCCGGGATACGGATTCCTGGCAGAAAACGCCGATTTTGCCGAGCTGTGTGCCGCTTGCGGTATCACTTTCATCGGTCCCCACCCATCGGCCATCACCAAAATGGGGGACAAGACCACCGCGCGGGAGACGATGAAAGAGGCCGGTGTACCGACCGTTCCAGGAACAGAGGGGATTATCGAGGATATCGATGAAGCGGTGGCCGTAGCCCGGGAAATCGGCTATCCCGTCATCGTCAAGGCAACTGCTGGCGGCGGCGGAAAAGGAATGCGTGTGGTTCACAGCGAAGAAGAATTGAAACGGGCAATCCGTATGGCCCAACAGGAAGCGGAAGCCAACTTTGGCAACTCAGGGGTCTATCTGGAGAAATTCCTCATCGAGCCGCGCCATATCGAGATTCAGGTGTTGGCGGACAACCACGGCAACGTGATACACTTGGGCGAGCGAGATTGCTCGATTCAGCGCCGGTACCAAAAACTGGTAGAGGAAGCGCCTTCCCCGGCATTGACGCCCGAATTGCGGGAGCGTATGGGGCAGGCAGCGGTGGCCGCGGCCAAGGCGGTCAATTACTCCGGGGCCGGAACGGTGGAGTTCCTGTTGGACAAAGAAGGTAACTTCTACTTCATGGAGATGAACACCCGCATCCAGGTGGAGCACCCCGTCACAGAGTTGGTGACCGGGATCGACTTGGTGAAGGAACAGATACGTATCGCGGCAGGTGAACCGCTGTCCATCAAGCAGGAAGACGTCCGTTTTGACGGGTGGTCCATCGAATGCCGGATTAACGCGGAAGATCCCGATCGGAACTTCATCCCTTCTCCGGGTGAAATCCAGTTTTATCTGCCGCCGGGGGGTCCGGGCGTACGCGTGGACAGTGCCGCTTATACGGGGTATCGGATTCCCCCTTACTACGACTCCATGATCGCCAAGTTGATCGTCTGGGGCAAGGACCGCGAAGAGGCGATTGACCGTATGCGGCGGGCATTGCAGGAGTTTGCGATTGACGGGGTGAAAACGACGATTCCGTTCCATCTGAAACTGATGCAACATCCACAGTTTGTCAGTGGAGATTTCCATATTCAGTTTCTTGAAAAAACCAATTTGAACGAGGGGCGTTCGAAAGATGACCAATCATAA
- a CDS encoding Asp23/Gls24 family envelope stress response protein: protein MTNHNPIDHVDYQVNELGKIEIAPEVIQIISGLAAQQVEGVAGLSGGVVGDLTQLLGRKNLRQGVRVEVGDETKIEVSLVIAFGYHIPEVGRNVQEAVKSAVENMTGLNVSEVIVRVEAVKFSNDKQTDIEVQRVK, encoded by the coding sequence ATGACCAATCATAACCCGATCGACCATGTCGATTACCAAGTGAATGAGTTGGGGAAAATTGAGATTGCACCGGAAGTGATTCAAATCATTTCTGGTCTGGCCGCCCAACAGGTGGAAGGCGTCGCGGGTCTCAGCGGTGGAGTGGTCGGTGACCTGACCCAACTCCTGGGACGAAAAAATTTGCGTCAGGGCGTTCGCGTCGAAGTGGGTGACGAGACGAAAATCGAAGTGTCGCTCGTCATTGCGTTCGGCTACCATATCCCGGAAGTGGGCCGGAACGTCCAGGAAGCGGTCAAGTCGGCTGTGGAAAACATGACGGGCTTGAACGTGAGCGAAGTGATCGTCAGAGTGGAAGCAGTCAAATTTTCCAACGACAAACAAACGGACATAGAAGTCCAGCGTGTGAAGTAA
- the amaP gene encoding alkaline shock response membrane anchor protein AmaP: MKLLDRVLVFFLSLFVTVASALGVWFVSGLGLSKYDTVRLIEALYAYPARQWTAVGLSLLLMLIGLRLLVATVRRPGDDRGVDRLTEIGYIRISLDTLESLAVKAARRVRGIRDLTARVRMSGNNASVGVGLKLTVDGETPIQTLSEELQRAVKTHIEEIAGVTVDQISVYVTDTVQPDRTRIRVE, translated from the coding sequence GTGAAGCTACTGGATCGAGTGCTTGTGTTTTTTCTCAGCCTTTTTGTGACTGTCGCCTCCGCTCTCGGTGTATGGTTCGTTTCAGGTTTGGGGTTGTCCAAGTACGACACCGTCCGTTTGATTGAGGCGTTGTATGCGTACCCGGCCCGGCAATGGACGGCTGTCGGTCTTAGTCTGCTGTTGATGCTGATCGGACTTAGACTTTTGGTGGCAACCGTTCGTCGACCTGGAGATGACCGCGGTGTGGACCGGTTGACAGAAATCGGGTATATTCGCATTTCATTGGACACATTGGAGAGTTTGGCTGTCAAAGCCGCCAGAAGGGTGCGGGGTATTCGTGACTTGACCGCCCGTGTCCGGATGAGTGGAAATAACGCCTCCGTGGGCGTGGGGTTGAAACTAACCGTGGACGGGGAAACGCCGATTCAGACATTGTCCGAAGAGCTCCAGCGAGCCGTCAAAACACATATTGAGGAGATTGCCGGGGTGACGGTCGATCAAATCTCCGTCTACGTCACCGACACGGTTCAGCCTGATCGCACGCGGATCCGCGTCGAATAA
- a CDS encoding DUF2273 domain-containing protein, protein MDWKWLEYLWVHHRGRLIGTLAGLFLGIVYLIVGLWKTIVFALIVGIGYFVGRECDGRKDLRQVLEDWFPDRWMRK, encoded by the coding sequence ATGGATTGGAAATGGTTGGAGTATTTGTGGGTGCACCATCGCGGACGTCTGATCGGAACGCTGGCCGGATTGTTTTTGGGTATCGTCTATTTGATTGTCGGCTTGTGGAAAACTATCGTGTTTGCGCTGATCGTGGGCATCGGTTATTTTGTCGGGAGAGAATGCGATGGGCGAAAAGACTTGCGTCAGGTGTTGGAAGATTGGTTTCCTGATCGTTGGATGAGAAAATAA
- the nusB gene encoding transcription antitermination factor NusB, producing the protein MGRRQVREKILQTLYQLDLNPEPAEEVVERVKKSLPEDERAFYGRVVGGVLSRMDRLDAVLGDFLKKGWSLYRLAVVDRAVLRMALYELMFEEEIPPGVTLNEAVELAKAYSTEESGKFVNGVLGAIVEMQEEIRERLTKEELE; encoded by the coding sequence ATGGGCAGGAGACAGGTACGTGAAAAAATATTGCAGACGTTGTATCAGTTGGATCTCAATCCCGAACCGGCCGAAGAAGTGGTCGAACGGGTGAAAAAGAGCTTGCCCGAAGACGAACGGGCATTTTACGGTCGCGTGGTTGGGGGCGTCCTTTCTCGGATGGACCGGTTGGATGCGGTTCTCGGCGATTTTTTGAAAAAGGGTTGGAGCCTCTACCGGTTGGCCGTCGTCGATCGGGCGGTATTGCGGATGGCGCTGTATGAGTTGATGTTTGAAGAAGAGATTCCGCCGGGAGTCACCTTGAACGAAGCAGTTGAATTGGCCAAAGCGTATAGCACCGAAGAATCGGGGAAATTTGTCAATGGTGTGCTGGGGGCGATCGTAGAGATGCAGGAGGAAATCCGTGAGCGCCTGACGAAGGAGGAGCTGGAATGA
- a CDS encoding O-sialoglycoprotein endopeptidase, whose protein sequence is MNTSRAVLGVDTSNYCTSLCLVDDDGNRLAEERQWLDVPQGERGLQQSRAVFQHVRRLPELFLRLPLDQVEVVAVAVSTAPRPQAGSYMPVFQVGTSWAQSLAHAWGVPLIKTTHQEGHIAAGEATADRTWNADRFLAVHLSGGTTDLMDVSRRGAGYDIETIGGSRDLHAGQLVDRIGVAMGLPFPSGRYVEELALQYNGQEQVTIPSSVDGLTCSFSGPQTALLRLWEKRAASKEALAFAALRCVANSVEKLLNHAFDQGYPKEVLIVGGVAANSLIRDRLRKRLEHPAVRARLTFADPRYSGDNAYGVARIGLRAVKGCHG, encoded by the coding sequence ATGAACACGTCCCGTGCGGTGTTGGGCGTGGACACAAGCAATTATTGCACATCGTTGTGTCTCGTTGACGATGATGGAAACCGTTTGGCCGAAGAACGGCAATGGTTGGATGTGCCGCAGGGCGAGCGGGGGCTTCAGCAGTCCCGTGCCGTGTTCCAACACGTGCGCCGTTTGCCGGAGCTGTTTCTTCGTCTGCCGCTAGACCAAGTAGAGGTGGTGGCCGTCGCGGTCAGCACGGCGCCCAGACCGCAAGCAGGCTCCTATATGCCCGTTTTTCAGGTGGGGACGTCGTGGGCCCAATCTTTGGCCCATGCCTGGGGCGTTCCGTTGATCAAGACGACACACCAGGAAGGACACATCGCCGCCGGTGAGGCGACAGCCGACCGAACATGGAATGCTGATCGCTTCCTGGCGGTTCATTTGTCCGGCGGAACCACGGATCTGATGGATGTCAGCCGACGAGGAGCAGGATATGATATCGAGACGATCGGCGGGTCCCGTGATTTGCATGCCGGGCAGTTGGTCGACCGGATCGGCGTGGCGATGGGGTTGCCGTTTCCCTCGGGACGGTATGTGGAGGAATTGGCCTTGCAATATAATGGCCAGGAACAAGTCACCATCCCTTCGTCAGTGGATGGGTTGACCTGTTCCTTTTCCGGGCCGCAGACAGCGTTGCTGCGGTTGTGGGAAAAACGGGCCGCATCCAAGGAGGCGTTGGCGTTTGCCGCATTGCGCTGTGTGGCCAACTCGGTGGAAAAGTTGCTTAATCATGCGTTTGACCAAGGATATCCGAAAGAAGTGCTGATCGTCGGGGGAGTGGCCGCCAACAGCCTGATTCGTGATCGTCTGCGCAAACGTTTGGAGCACCCCGCCGTCCGAGCTCGACTGACATTTGCCGATCCTCGTTATTCCGGGGATAACGCCTACGGTGTGGCCCGGATCGGACTTCGGGCGGTGAAGGGGTGCCACGGTTGA
- the folD gene encoding bifunctional methylenetetrahydrofolate dehydrogenase/methenyltetrahydrofolate cyclohydrolase FolD, with protein MTQSAILIDGKAVAASIRQELKEQVSRMKEQGVHPGLAVILVGNDPASETYVRGKVRACGEVGIYSELIRLPESVSEEELLEHVHRLNGDARIHGILVQLPLPKHISEEKVIDAIVPEKDVDGFHPISVGNLVIGKPGFLPCTPHGIMELLRRYEIPLAGKHAVVIGRSNIVGKPVSLLLQRENATVTMCHSKTVDLPSVARQADILIAAVGKPHLVTREYVKPGAVVIDVGINRTPEGKLVGDVHFEQVREVASYITPVPGGVGPMTIAMLLVNTVQSARRLLD; from the coding sequence TTGACACAATCAGCGATCCTCATTGACGGAAAAGCGGTGGCGGCGTCGATTCGCCAAGAGTTGAAGGAACAAGTGAGCCGGATGAAAGAACAGGGGGTTCACCCCGGATTGGCCGTGATCTTGGTTGGGAATGATCCCGCTTCGGAAACGTATGTGCGCGGCAAAGTGCGGGCCTGTGGCGAAGTGGGCATCTACTCCGAGCTGATCCGTTTGCCAGAATCGGTATCGGAGGAGGAATTGTTGGAACATGTGCATCGGTTGAATGGGGATGCGCGTATTCATGGCATATTGGTGCAACTGCCGTTGCCGAAGCATATTTCGGAAGAAAAAGTGATCGACGCGATTGTGCCAGAAAAGGATGTCGACGGATTCCACCCGATCAGTGTCGGAAACTTGGTCATCGGCAAGCCGGGATTTTTGCCATGCACGCCGCACGGGATCATGGAATTGCTGCGACGTTATGAAATTCCGCTTGCCGGAAAGCATGCGGTGGTGATCGGCCGCAGCAATATTGTGGGCAAACCGGTTTCATTGCTGTTGCAGCGCGAAAATGCCACGGTGACGATGTGCCATTCCAAAACGGTGGATCTGCCTTCTGTCGCACGCCAGGCGGACATCCTGATCGCCGCGGTGGGCAAACCGCATCTGGTGACGCGGGAGTATGTCAAACCGGGAGCGGTGGTGATCGATGTGGGTATCAATCGTACACCGGAAGGGAAATTAGTTGGGGATGTCCACTTTGAACAGGTGCGTGAAGTCGCCTCGTATATCACTCCAGTGCCGGGCGGTGTAGGTCCGATGACGATTGCGATGCTCTTGGTCAACACGGTGCAATCTGCTCGACGGTTGTTGGACTGA
- the xseA gene encoding exodeoxyribonuclease VII large subunit yields MLELLEENERPIFSVSDLVGYLRMHVEEDPVLSQVWVRGEISNFHHHHRGHMYFTLKDEGSKIRAVMFAGNNRRLRFVPKDGDDVLVRGYLSVYERDGQVQLYVQEMQPNGVGELYVAFQQLKDRLEQEGLFDPAHKKPLPFYPRRVGVVTAPGGAVIRDIITTIRRRSPNIHILLHPVPVQGEGAARAIAAAIDNLNECGEVDVIIVGRGGGSLEELWAFNEEVVARSIFRSQIPVVSAVGHETDVTIADFVADVRAATPTAAAELVSPRWEELHDRLATCQQRLVNAMHRRLHFSRDQLERLKKRSGLRQPGSRLIQYEQRLDDLVHDMLRAMASRLRDGRRDLEQQAYRLWVHRPAERVREYRAQLQQWKKSCISHMQQRCRVYRADWERLVDQLDALSPLRVMRRGYSLVYRYRGEELIRSVQQVEPGDLLDVRVADGRLQCQVWKKEESADGGGE; encoded by the coding sequence ATGCTGGAGTTGCTGGAAGAAAACGAGCGCCCCATTTTTTCGGTTTCCGATCTGGTCGGATATTTGCGGATGCACGTGGAAGAAGATCCTGTGCTTTCCCAAGTGTGGGTCCGGGGCGAGATTTCGAACTTCCATCACCATCACCGGGGGCATATGTATTTTACGTTGAAGGACGAGGGCAGCAAAATCCGGGCGGTCATGTTTGCCGGAAACAACCGCCGCCTTCGTTTTGTGCCGAAGGACGGGGATGACGTGCTTGTTCGCGGGTATTTGTCCGTATACGAACGGGACGGGCAAGTACAGTTGTATGTACAGGAGATGCAACCCAACGGGGTGGGCGAGCTGTACGTGGCATTCCAGCAACTGAAAGACCGCTTGGAACAGGAAGGCCTGTTCGATCCCGCACACAAGAAACCACTTCCTTTTTACCCACGACGGGTGGGGGTGGTCACTGCCCCGGGCGGCGCCGTCATCCGGGATATCATCACTACGATCCGACGGCGCTCCCCCAACATTCACATCCTGCTCCATCCCGTCCCTGTGCAGGGGGAGGGAGCAGCCCGGGCGATTGCAGCCGCCATCGACAATTTGAATGAATGTGGAGAAGTGGACGTCATCATTGTCGGCAGAGGTGGCGGGTCGCTGGAGGAGTTGTGGGCATTCAATGAAGAAGTGGTGGCACGGAGCATTTTCCGCTCCCAAATTCCCGTCGTATCCGCAGTGGGGCATGAGACGGATGTGACCATCGCCGATTTTGTCGCCGATGTCCGAGCAGCGACCCCCACCGCGGCGGCGGAACTCGTTTCTCCAAGGTGGGAGGAATTACATGATCGTCTCGCCACCTGCCAACAACGTCTGGTGAACGCGATGCATCGGCGGCTCCATTTTAGCAGGGATCAATTGGAGAGGCTGAAAAAACGGTCGGGCCTTCGTCAACCGGGCTCCCGCCTGATCCAATACGAACAGCGTCTGGACGATCTGGTTCACGACATGCTGCGGGCGATGGCATCCCGCCTGCGAGACGGACGACGCGACCTGGAACAGCAGGCATACCGATTGTGGGTTCACCGACCGGCTGAGCGGGTTCGCGAATATCGCGCCCAATTGCAACAATGGAAAAAGAGCTGCATCTCCCACATGCAACAGCGCTGTCGCGTATACCGGGCCGATTGGGAGCGTTTGGTGGATCAATTGGATGCGCTCAGTCCATTGCGGGTGATGCGGCGTGGATACTCGCTGGTTTATCGTTACCGCGGGGAGGAACTGATCCGAAGTGTGCAACAAGTAGAGCCCGGCGATTTGCTCGATGTACGCGTCGCAGACGGTCGATTGCAATGTCAAGTATGGAAAAAGGAGGAGTCGGCTGATGGCGGAGGCGAATGA
- the xseB gene encoding exodeoxyribonuclease VII small subunit: MAEANEARQSVESLPFEEAMKRLEAVVEQLERGEVPLEEAIRLFEEGMRLANHCGKKLDRVEQQVEMLVRENGDWVKKPFGTEEDMD; the protein is encoded by the coding sequence ATGGCGGAGGCGAATGAAGCGCGTCAATCCGTAGAATCCCTGCCTTTCGAGGAAGCGATGAAACGGCTGGAAGCGGTGGTGGAACAGCTGGAGAGAGGAGAAGTACCGCTGGAAGAAGCGATTCGGCTATTTGAGGAAGGGATGCGGCTGGCCAACCATTGCGGTAAGAAATTGGATCGAGTGGAACAACAAGTGGAAATGCTAGTACGTGAAAACGGCGATTGGGTGAAAAAGCCTTTTGGGACGGAGGAGGACATGGACTGA